In a single window of the Candidatus Methylomirabilota bacterium genome:
- a CDS encoding WD40 repeat domain-containing protein: MAHPQMTNPQPARPKARAGGWGRILLATAAIIGLGWAGIGFDPANLNLDGWRWIVEADGPTPRLVRVFAHDGEIGAIAWSPDGSKIAAGGELHSAVMIWEARTGALLRNLNREFGGVSAVAWSLDGRTVAAGRKFTEAARGHVAVHIWDSETGRVLQSLLGPSPVGRGDNDVFTGALSFSPDGTLIAAGHRGSVSIHEVMSGRLVSVCQGHLATGKAVAFSPDGRQIATSGEFDRSPVQLFDVQSGIQVRSMSGEPESPFGLAFRPDGKEIATVAPERSSVTVWNVLKGRPTRALDHPRPVYSVAYSPAGRLMASAAPAGGVVVWDAETGARLLTLPNPRELADVVAFSPDGRYLAVPLGRQVRIWDLSALLRPTRN, translated from the coding sequence ATGGCACACCCGCAGATGACGAATCCGCAGCCCGCGAGACCGAAGGCGAGAGCCGGCGGCTGGGGTCGGATCCTCCTCGCGACGGCAGCAATCATTGGTCTGGGATGGGCTGGGATTGGATTCGATCCCGCCAATCTGAACCTCGACGGATGGCGGTGGATCGTCGAGGCTGATGGGCCGACGCCTCGGCTGGTCCGTGTCTTCGCGCACGACGGCGAGATTGGCGCGATCGCCTGGAGTCCGGACGGGTCGAAGATTGCGGCGGGCGGGGAGCTGCACAGCGCTGTGATGATCTGGGAAGCCCGCACAGGGGCGCTGCTAAGGAACTTGAATCGGGAGTTCGGCGGCGTCTCGGCCGTTGCCTGGAGCCTCGATGGCAGGACGGTCGCAGCTGGGAGGAAGTTTACCGAGGCGGCCCGTGGTCATGTTGCCGTTCACATCTGGGACAGCGAGACGGGGCGGGTACTGCAGAGCCTGCTTGGCCCCTCGCCGGTCGGACGTGGCGACAACGATGTCTTCACGGGAGCTCTGAGTTTCTCCCCTGATGGGACACTGATCGCTGCGGGACATCGTGGCAGTGTCTCGATCCATGAGGTGATGTCTGGTCGACTCGTGAGCGTCTGCCAAGGTCACCTCGCGACAGGCAAAGCCGTCGCGTTCAGCCCCGATGGGCGCCAAATCGCGACATCAGGAGAGTTCGACCGGTCGCCGGTCCAGCTCTTCGATGTTCAGTCTGGCATCCAGGTCCGCTCCATGTCGGGTGAGCCAGAGTCCCCGTTCGGACTGGCGTTTCGTCCAGACGGCAAGGAGATTGCGACAGTCGCACCCGAGCGCTCCAGCGTCACTGTGTGGAATGTGCTTAAGGGTCGCCCTACGCGGGCCCTGGACCACCCCAGGCCTGTCTACTCAGTGGCGTACAGCCCCGCGGGGCGTCTGATGGCGTCCGCTGCACCTGCTGGCGGGGTAGTCGTCTGGGATGCCGAAACGGGTGCTCGGCTTCTCACCCTACCCAATCCACGCGAACTCGCTGACGTAGTTGCCTTCAGCCCGGATGGTCGGTACCTCGCGGTCCCGCTCGGGAGACAGGTCAGGATCTGGGACCTCTCCGCTCTGCTTCGACCTACTCGGAACTAA